One genomic segment of Hymenobacter psoromatis includes these proteins:
- a CDS encoding matrixin family metalloprotease, whose translation MPACAWGQSACSLVPVALAQRVQEAPLIVEARVTSQQVAQAAGTHGLATRQQLEVFKVFKGELPAGPLSVCTPGGTLGQRREVVLGGAVLPVGAQGLFFLEPDPTAPGERRLYAGPQGFIQYDLATLAATEPFGRYPSVEQALYGAVAAASGAAYQQVQPNTALAAARQRLGARLAAVQAPVSISSFTPATLTAGTEAVLTINGTGFGSSQGNGYVQFRNADSPGPDANPTYTQPLASEYLSWTDTQIQVRVSSSGQVSTAINGTQGNTAGTGNFVVASGGAQATSPTPLTITYALNNITYQNGTDQNYRGALGGLDNNGGYTLQYSPSFPAAARAPFELALGSWACAAGMNRSLGTDTPVDKVAYDQINAVRFDVGTELPMGVLGLTHLTYAGCGSSADNTTNWVLVETDYTFDSGTNWNFGPGAPTSAQYDFQSVALHELGHGEELQHVISPTSVMNFSIANGQMRRTPDADTDVAGAKEVIDYSTSRPAADLCGNADAFVANTSPTGCTSSRPLPVVLTAFTARYVAGEGTRLAWTTATETGSQAFVVESQDDPASGAWPELTRVAAAGSSPTPRQYTALDARPLAGTRYYRLRQVDLDGHLAYSPVVSVTATTLTLAAYPNPAAGLVHLSGPLAAGATAQVRLLDATGRCLLRTSGPAGRAAFDLPLAGIPAGLYVLAWDGGAGPSYLRLAIEQ comes from the coding sequence ATGCCGGCCTGCGCCTGGGGGCAGTCGGCGTGTTCGCTGGTACCCGTGGCGCTGGCCCAGCGGGTGCAAGAGGCCCCGTTGATAGTGGAGGCCCGCGTGACGAGCCAGCAGGTGGCGCAAGCGGCTGGCACCCACGGGCTGGCCACGCGCCAGCAGCTGGAAGTATTCAAGGTGTTCAAAGGGGAGCTGCCGGCCGGGCCGCTGAGCGTGTGCACGCCGGGCGGCACGCTAGGCCAGCGGCGGGAAGTAGTGCTGGGCGGGGCGGTGCTGCCGGTGGGCGCGCAGGGCTTGTTCTTTCTGGAGCCCGACCCCACCGCGCCCGGCGAGCGCCGGCTCTACGCCGGGCCGCAGGGCTTTATTCAGTACGACCTGGCCACGCTGGCGGCCACCGAGCCGTTTGGGCGCTACCCCAGCGTAGAGCAGGCCCTGTATGGGGCGGTGGCCGCCGCCAGCGGCGCAGCTTACCAGCAGGTGCAGCCCAATACGGCCCTGGCCGCCGCCCGCCAGCGCCTGGGCGCGCGGCTGGCCGCCGTGCAGGCTCCCGTCAGCATCAGCAGCTTTACGCCCGCTACCCTCACGGCGGGCACCGAGGCGGTGCTGACTATCAATGGTACGGGCTTTGGCAGCAGCCAGGGCAATGGCTACGTGCAGTTTCGCAACGCCGACAGCCCCGGCCCCGACGCCAACCCTACTTATACCCAGCCGCTGGCCAGCGAATACCTCAGCTGGACCGACACCCAGATTCAGGTGCGGGTGTCATCGTCGGGCCAGGTGAGCACCGCTATTAATGGCACGCAGGGTAATACGGCGGGTACGGGCAACTTTGTGGTGGCCAGCGGCGGGGCGCAGGCTACCAGCCCTACCCCCCTTACCATAACCTACGCCCTCAACAACATCACTTACCAGAACGGTACCGACCAGAACTACCGCGGAGCCTTGGGCGGCTTGGATAATAATGGGGGCTACACACTGCAATACTCGCCCAGCTTTCCGGCCGCGGCGCGGGCTCCCTTCGAGCTGGCCTTGGGCAGCTGGGCCTGCGCCGCGGGCATGAACCGCTCGCTGGGGACGGATACGCCGGTGGATAAAGTTGCTTATGACCAAATCAACGCGGTGCGCTTCGACGTGGGCACTGAGCTGCCGATGGGGGTGCTGGGCCTCACGCACCTTACCTACGCTGGCTGCGGCAGCTCGGCCGACAACACGACTAACTGGGTGCTGGTGGAGACGGACTACACCTTCGACTCGGGCACCAACTGGAACTTTGGCCCCGGCGCGCCCACCAGCGCGCAGTACGACTTCCAGAGTGTGGCCTTGCACGAGCTGGGCCACGGCGAGGAGCTTCAGCACGTCATCTCGCCTACCAGCGTCATGAATTTTTCCATTGCCAACGGCCAGATGCGGCGCACGCCCGATGCCGATACGGATGTTGCCGGGGCCAAGGAGGTCATTGACTACAGCACTAGCCGCCCGGCAGCTGACTTGTGTGGCAACGCAGATGCTTTCGTGGCTAATACCAGCCCCACGGGCTGCACCAGCTCCCGGCCGTTGCCGGTGGTGCTCACGGCCTTCACGGCCCGCTACGTGGCCGGCGAGGGCACTCGCCTGGCCTGGACCACGGCCACCGAAACGGGCAGCCAGGCCTTCGTGGTTGAAAGCCAGGACGACCCGGCCAGCGGGGCCTGGCCCGAGCTGACGCGGGTAGCCGCCGCCGGCAGCAGCCCTACCCCCCGCCAGTACACCGCCCTCGACGCGCGCCCGCTGGCCGGCACCCGTTACTACCGCCTGCGCCAGGTAGACCTCGACGGCCACCTGGCCTACTCGCCAGTGGTGAGCGTAACGGCCACCACCCTAACCTTGGCCGCCTACCCCAACCCCGCCGCCGGCCTCGTGCACCTGAGCGGCCCGCTCGCCGCCGGGGCCACGGCCCAGGTGCGCCTGCTCGATGCCACCGGCCGCTGCCTGCTGCGCACCAGCGGGCCGGCCGGCCGGGCCGCCTTCGACCTGCCGCTGGCCGGGATACCCGCTGGCCTCTACGTGCTGGCCTGGGATGGCGGCGCGGGCCCCAGCTACCTCCGGCTGGCGATTGAGCAATGA
- a CDS encoding PaaI family thioesterase — protein MPAATPENPADLEARIREKLKRQHFMHLIGADLTRIEPGRVEAELALGQQHQQQRGFAHGGLVATMADLAAGFAAVTLVPEWVGVVTSDLKVSYLNPGVGQRIKAIGWVLKAGRRLHFCEAEVWCDDVLIAKASATMAVIEPIG, from the coding sequence ATGCCCGCCGCTACCCCCGAAAACCCCGCCGACCTCGAAGCCCGCATCCGCGAAAAGCTAAAGCGCCAGCACTTTATGCACCTCATCGGGGCCGACCTCACCCGCATTGAGCCCGGCCGCGTGGAAGCCGAGCTGGCCCTGGGCCAGCAGCATCAGCAGCAGCGTGGCTTCGCCCACGGCGGCCTGGTGGCCACCATGGCCGACCTGGCCGCCGGTTTTGCCGCCGTTACGTTGGTGCCGGAGTGGGTAGGGGTGGTGACTTCTGATTTGAAGGTAAGCTACTTGAACCCCGGCGTAGGCCAGCGTATCAAAGCCATTGGCTGGGTGCTGAAGGCCGGCCGGCGACTGCACTTTTGCGAGGCCGAGGTGTGGTGTGATGACGTGCTGATTGCTAAGGCCTCGGCCACGATGGCGGTTATCGAGCCGATAGGGTAG
- a CDS encoding ATP-binding cassette domain-containing protein, translated as MLEVNDLHKAYGRHEVLRGVSLAVRPGTIHGLVGANGAGKTTLLNCLYGLESGFTGTVGVGGDLRPVREVTGLVPYEPYFYPRLTGREYVEFCLQARGRAVPDLRPWNQLLELPLDQYATDYSAGMKKKLALLAVLVQQFPYLILDEPFNGLDLEANLLLKAMLKRLHDQGTGILLTSHILGTLTEVADEATVLVAGRVQRHYQAAEFGTLEADLLAALHGEKLSQLDALL; from the coding sequence ATGCTTGAAGTCAACGACCTGCACAAAGCCTACGGCCGCCACGAGGTGCTGCGCGGCGTGAGCCTGGCGGTGCGGCCGGGCACCATCCACGGGCTGGTGGGGGCCAATGGGGCGGGCAAAACCACGCTCCTCAACTGCCTCTACGGGCTGGAAAGCGGCTTCACGGGTACGGTGGGGGTAGGGGGCGACCTCCGCCCGGTGCGCGAGGTAACCGGGCTGGTGCCCTACGAGCCGTACTTCTACCCCCGCCTCACGGGCCGCGAGTACGTGGAGTTTTGCCTGCAAGCGCGGGGCCGGGCCGTGCCCGACCTGCGCCCCTGGAACCAGCTGCTGGAGCTGCCCCTCGACCAATATGCTACCGACTACTCGGCCGGCATGAAGAAGAAACTGGCTCTGTTAGCCGTGCTGGTGCAGCAGTTTCCCTACCTCATCCTCGATGAGCCCTTCAACGGCCTCGACCTCGAAGCCAACCTGCTGCTCAAGGCCATGCTGAAGCGCCTGCACGACCAGGGCACCGGCATTCTGCTCACCTCGCACATCCTGGGCACCCTCACCGAAGTGGCCGACGAAGCCACCGTGCTGGTGGCCGGCCGCGTGCAGCGCCACTACCAGGCCGCCGAGTTCGGCACCCTCGAAGCCGACCTGCTGGCTGCCCTGCACGGCGAAAAGCTGAGCCAGCTGGACGCACTGCTGTAG
- a CDS encoding DUF1573 domain-containing protein, whose protein sequence is MTKMLLLALGLTFAGTAAHAQSMKPAKTAKAAGPQIEFMEVKYDFGSIKQGDIVDHVFKFKNTGTQPLVISNIGVSCGCTTPSWTKEPVQPGKIGTISAKFNSAGKMGMQTKVLTVDSNSAGGTTTVSLVGEVKEAATASNK, encoded by the coding sequence ATGACTAAAATGCTGCTGTTGGCCTTGGGCCTCACGTTTGCGGGTACCGCCGCCCACGCCCAATCCATGAAGCCGGCCAAAACCGCTAAGGCTGCCGGCCCCCAAATTGAATTTATGGAAGTGAAGTACGATTTCGGCTCCATTAAACAGGGCGATATTGTGGACCACGTATTCAAGTTTAAGAACACCGGCACCCAGCCGCTCGTAATTTCCAACATCGGCGTAAGCTGCGGCTGCACCACGCCTTCGTGGACCAAGGAGCCCGTGCAGCCCGGTAAAATCGGTACTATCTCGGCCAAATTCAACTCGGCTGGTAAGATGGGGATGCAAACCAAAGTCCTGACCGTGGACTCCAACTCGGCCGGCGGTACCACCACCGTTTCGCTGGTAGGCGAGGTGAAAGAAGCTGCCACGGCTTCGAACAAGTAA
- a CDS encoding ATP-dependent DNA helicase, whose translation MLTTRFPSVRDYFPFEPTEDQATLFAQLDEFLRDQLPGRKVFVLRGYAGTGKTTVVSALVQWLARMQRRYALMAPTGRAAKVMSAYAGVPASTIHKKIYRQTSGAPAERLSFQRQPNRQEETLFIVDEASMISDEKAFGENGLLDDLMGFVFEKSTNRLLLIGDTAQLPPVGQLLSPALDPELLAHRFRARVEGVELRQVMRQAEASGILVNATELREELREETPNIQLHTKGFKDMFKMGGDKLEDGLRWAYRHFGHENTTIICRSNRNANQYNQLIRRTLFEAEEEIEAGDYIMVVRNNYFWLPKESEIGFLANGDFLEIMKIVRREEVFGCRFAQARVRLVDYPDEPELEVKLLLDTLHTETPSLPRDQNEKLYQEVLADYAHLTKKGERNAEMRKDPYLNALQIKFAYALTCHKAQGGQWQAVFVDHGFLKPDEPVGGEFARWLYTAITRASERLFLLNFQRRLLANGEVVEEE comes from the coding sequence GTGCTTACTACCCGCTTTCCCTCCGTCCGCGATTATTTCCCCTTTGAGCCGACCGAGGACCAGGCGACCTTGTTCGCACAGCTCGATGAGTTTTTGCGCGACCAGCTGCCGGGGCGTAAGGTGTTTGTGCTGCGCGGCTACGCGGGCACCGGCAAAACGACCGTGGTGAGCGCCCTGGTGCAGTGGCTGGCCCGGATGCAGCGCCGCTACGCCCTGATGGCCCCTACCGGCCGCGCCGCCAAGGTGATGAGCGCCTACGCGGGCGTGCCGGCCAGCACCATTCACAAAAAAATATACCGCCAGACCAGCGGCGCGCCCGCCGAGCGCCTCAGCTTTCAGCGCCAGCCCAACCGCCAGGAGGAAACCCTGTTTATCGTGGACGAGGCATCCATGATTTCCGATGAGAAAGCCTTCGGCGAGAACGGCTTACTGGATGATTTAATGGGCTTTGTGTTTGAAAAAAGTACCAACCGGCTGCTGCTCATCGGCGATACGGCGCAGCTGCCGCCGGTGGGCCAGCTGCTGAGCCCGGCCCTCGACCCCGAACTGCTGGCCCACCGCTTCCGGGCGCGGGTAGAGGGCGTGGAATTGCGCCAGGTGATGCGCCAGGCCGAAGCCTCGGGCATTCTGGTCAATGCCACCGAGTTGCGCGAAGAGCTGCGGGAGGAAACGCCTAACATCCAGCTGCACACCAAGGGCTTTAAAGACATGTTCAAGATGGGCGGCGACAAGCTGGAGGATGGCCTGCGCTGGGCCTACCGGCACTTCGGGCACGAGAACACGACCATCATTTGCCGCTCCAATCGCAACGCCAACCAGTATAACCAGCTCATCCGGCGCACGTTGTTTGAGGCGGAGGAGGAGATTGAGGCCGGCGACTACATCATGGTGGTGCGCAATAATTATTTCTGGCTGCCGAAGGAGTCGGAAATCGGCTTTCTGGCCAATGGTGACTTCCTGGAAATCATGAAGATAGTGCGGCGCGAGGAGGTCTTTGGCTGCCGCTTCGCCCAGGCGCGGGTGCGGCTCGTGGACTACCCCGACGAGCCCGAATTGGAAGTGAAGCTGCTGCTCGACACCCTGCATACCGAAACGCCATCCTTGCCCCGCGACCAGAACGAGAAGCTTTATCAGGAAGTGCTGGCCGACTATGCCCACCTGACCAAGAAGGGCGAGCGCAACGCGGAGATGCGCAAGGACCCGTACCTCAACGCGTTGCAAATAAAATTTGCCTACGCTCTCACCTGCCACAAGGCGCAGGGCGGCCAGTGGCAGGCCGTGTTCGTGGACCACGGCTTCCTGAAGCCCGACGAGCCGGTGGGCGGCGAGTTTGCGCGCTGGCTTTACACGGCCATCACGCGGGCCTCGGAGCGGCTGTTTCTGCTCAACTTTCAGCGGCGGCTGCTGGCCAATGGCGAAGTGGTGGAGGAAGAGTAG
- a CDS encoding saccharopine dehydrogenase family protein has product MNQSPATNNQQSNTHNPTRLLLLGAGRSASALLQYLLRHAAAERWFLTVADAQPAHLAPVLAAHSRSAHVVPFEVQDAGRLDALVAEADIVISMLPATLHPLVARACLRHRRHLATASYVSPNIGALHAEAAGADLVFLMECGLDPGLDHMSAMQVINELHGQGARLTGFRSYCGGLLAPESEGDNPWRYKFTWNPRNVVLAGQGGPAKYLENGQEKLIPYAELFGRAETLAVPGHGHFEGYANRDSLTYRAVYGLADIGTMLRGTLRRPGYCGAWQALVTLGLTDDSTSLGNPASLPWGALVAQVMGEKIPADQVAARVAARLALDPHGPEMTRLAWLGLFTERSVGLAGATAAQLLEHLLADKWQLGPHDRDQVVMQHQFDYELNGESRRRTSSLVVTGTDATHTAMAQTVGLPLGMAVRRLARGEVAGRGVVIPTTADLYVPILQELAADYGIAFAEEEGVG; this is encoded by the coding sequence ATGAATCAGTCGCCCGCCACCAACAACCAGCAATCAAATACCCATAACCCTACCCGCCTGCTACTGCTCGGAGCCGGCCGCTCGGCCTCGGCGCTGCTGCAGTACCTCTTGCGCCACGCGGCGGCCGAGCGCTGGTTTTTGACCGTGGCCGATGCCCAGCCGGCGCACCTGGCCCCGGTGCTGGCCGCGCACTCGCGGTCGGCCCACGTGGTGCCCTTCGAGGTGCAGGATGCGGGCCGGCTCGACGCGCTGGTAGCCGAGGCCGATATTGTTATCTCGATGCTGCCGGCCACGCTGCACCCGCTAGTGGCCCGCGCCTGCCTGCGCCACCGCCGCCACCTGGCCACGGCCAGCTACGTGAGCCCCAACATCGGGGCCCTGCACGCCGAAGCGGCCGGCGCGGACCTGGTTTTTCTCATGGAATGCGGCCTCGACCCCGGCCTCGACCACATGTCGGCCATGCAGGTTATCAACGAGTTGCACGGGCAGGGCGCGCGGCTCACGGGCTTCCGCTCGTACTGCGGCGGGCTGCTGGCCCCCGAGAGTGAGGGCGACAACCCCTGGCGCTACAAGTTCACCTGGAACCCGCGCAACGTGGTGCTGGCCGGCCAGGGCGGCCCCGCCAAGTACCTCGAAAATGGCCAGGAAAAACTCATTCCTTACGCAGAGCTATTTGGCCGGGCCGAGACGCTGGCAGTGCCCGGCCACGGCCACTTCGAGGGCTACGCCAACCGCGACTCGCTCACTTACCGCGCAGTATATGGCCTGGCCGACATTGGCACGATGCTGCGCGGCACCCTGCGCCGCCCCGGCTACTGCGGAGCCTGGCAGGCACTGGTAACCTTAGGCCTCACCGACGATAGCACATCGCTGGGCAACCCCGCCAGCCTGCCCTGGGGGGCGCTCGTGGCGCAAGTAATGGGTGAGAAAATTCCCGCCGACCAGGTGGCCGCCCGCGTCGCGGCGCGCCTGGCCCTCGACCCCCACGGCCCGGAAATGACGCGCTTGGCCTGGCTGGGCCTCTTCACCGAGCGTTCTGTGGGACTGGCTGGTGCCACCGCTGCCCAATTGCTGGAGCATTTGCTGGCTGATAAATGGCAGCTCGGCCCCCACGACCGCGACCAGGTAGTGATGCAGCATCAGTTTGACTATGAGCTGAATGGAGAGTCGCGCCGCCGCACGTCTTCGCTCGTCGTAACCGGTACCGACGCCACCCACACCGCGATGGCCCAAACCGTGGGCCTACCCCTGGGCATGGCCGTGCGCCGCCTGGCACGGGGCGAAGTAGCCGGCCGGGGCGTCGTCATCCCCACCACGGCTGACCTCTACGTGCCCATTCTGCAAGAATTGGCGGCTGATTACGGCATCGCCTTCGCGGAAGAAGAGGGGGTAGGCTAA
- a CDS encoding DUF423 domain-containing protein produces the protein MSARLILQIAAILGALTVGIGAFGAHGLRPMLEASGRLETFETAVRYQFYHLLALLAVGVLATARPDLRGLDTAALLWLVGIVIFSGSLYVICFTGITKFGAVAPLGGLLLIAGWVRLLFVVGKL, from the coding sequence ATGTCAGCTCGTCTTATTCTGCAAATTGCCGCCATCCTGGGGGCGCTCACGGTCGGCATTGGCGCTTTCGGCGCGCACGGACTGCGGCCCATGCTGGAAGCCAGCGGCCGCCTCGAAACCTTCGAAACCGCCGTGCGCTACCAGTTTTACCACCTGCTGGCGCTGCTGGCGGTGGGCGTGCTGGCCACCGCCCGGCCCGACCTGCGCGGCCTCGACACGGCGGCGCTGCTCTGGCTGGTGGGCATCGTCATTTTCAGCGGCTCGCTCTACGTTATCTGCTTCACGGGCATCACCAAGTTTGGGGCGGTAGCGCCGCTGGGCGGCCTGCTGCTGATTGCGGGCTGGGTACGGCTACTTTTCGTAGTAGGTAAACTGTAG
- a CDS encoding cytidine deaminase, whose product MAPAIYSATRRQLSLAYQEFAGPEQLSPEEHRTWEAARAATEFSYAPYSHFHVGAALLLADGSLFQGTNQENAAYPSGLCAERTALFGLAGSRPTPPRLVGMAVAGRPAAGAFGAALPCGACRQVMLEYELRQGAPIWLLLPSVQGTVLRFERLADLLPFHFSAEDLPPRA is encoded by the coding sequence ATGGCCCCTGCCATTTATTCCGCTACCCGCCGCCAGCTCAGCCTGGCCTACCAGGAGTTTGCCGGCCCCGAGCAGCTGAGCCCCGAGGAGCACCGCACCTGGGAGGCGGCGCGCGCAGCCACGGAGTTTTCCTACGCGCCGTACTCGCACTTTCACGTGGGGGCCGCGCTGTTGCTGGCCGATGGCAGCCTTTTTCAAGGCACCAATCAGGAAAACGCGGCCTACCCCTCTGGGCTATGCGCCGAGCGCACGGCGCTGTTTGGGCTGGCGGGCAGCCGCCCTACCCCCCCGCGCCTCGTAGGTATGGCGGTGGCGGGCCGGCCGGCCGCCGGCGCGTTTGGCGCGGCCCTGCCCTGCGGGGCCTGCCGCCAAGTAATGCTGGAATACGAATTGCGCCAGGGCGCGCCCATCTGGCTGCTGCTGCCCAGCGTACAAGGCACGGTGCTGCGCTTCGAGCGCCTGGCCGACCTGCTGCCGTTTCACTTTTCCGCCGAGGACCTGCCGCCGCGGGCTTGA
- a CDS encoding tRNA1(Val) (adenine(37)-N6)-methyltransferase, which yields MPNDYFQFQQFRIDQSDCAQKVSTDACLLGAAANLVGATRVLDIGTGTGLLALMVAQRAPAALIEAIEIDLLAAAQAARNVAASPWAARVRVRPLSLAAYAAALPPTFSHIICNPPFFRRSLAPPDAARATARHAGEASLTFEEIADFAAAFLEPAGTLTVLLPPPEIVHFARAAAVAGLPPQAQLAVRHRPGGRITRVIGQFGRGAVAAKRETGLSIQDADGMYSAEFRALLAGFYLEL from the coding sequence GTGCCCAACGACTACTTCCAGTTTCAGCAGTTTCGCATCGACCAAAGCGACTGCGCCCAAAAAGTGAGCACCGATGCCTGCCTGCTGGGCGCGGCCGCTAACCTCGTGGGCGCGACCCGCGTGCTGGATATTGGCACCGGCACCGGGCTTTTGGCTCTCATGGTGGCCCAGCGTGCGCCAGCCGCCCTGATTGAAGCCATTGAAATTGACCTACTTGCCGCGGCCCAGGCGGCCCGCAACGTGGCGGCCAGCCCCTGGGCGGCCCGCGTCCGGGTGCGGCCGCTGAGCCTGGCGGCCTACGCGGCGGCCCTACCCCCCACTTTTAGCCACATTATCTGCAACCCGCCGTTTTTTCGGCGCAGCCTGGCCCCGCCCGACGCGGCCCGCGCCACGGCCCGCCACGCGGGCGAGGCATCACTAACATTCGAGGAAATCGCGGATTTTGCGGCGGCTTTTTTGGAGCCGGCGGGCACGCTCACGGTGCTGCTGCCGCCGCCCGAGATAGTGCACTTCGCGCGGGCCGCGGCGGTAGCGGGCCTACCCCCCCAGGCGCAGCTGGCGGTGCGGCACCGGCCGGGCGGGCGCATTACGCGGGTTATTGGGCAGTTTGGGCGCGGGGCAGTGGCAGCAAAAAGGGAAACCGGCCTAAGTATTCAGGACGCAGATGGTATGTATTCGGCGGAGTTTCGGGCGCTGCTGGCGGGCTTTTATCTGGAGTTGTAG
- the rnhA gene encoding ribonuclease HI, whose amino-acid sequence MITLFTDGSSRGNPGPGGYGTILRYGPHEKEISQGFRRTTNNRMELLAVIVGLEAVTRPEIPVLVVTDSKYVVDAVEKRWVFGWVQKPDFGKKANEDLWRRFLRVYQDRKVSFKWVKGHAGHPENERCDVLAVQSALGRGLLVDEGYEALG is encoded by the coding sequence ATGATAACGCTGTTTACCGATGGGTCGAGCCGCGGTAACCCCGGCCCCGGCGGCTACGGCACCATCCTACGCTACGGCCCCCACGAAAAGGAAATCAGCCAGGGTTTCCGCCGCACCACCAACAACCGCATGGAGCTGCTGGCCGTGATTGTGGGCCTGGAAGCCGTGACGCGCCCCGAAATCCCGGTGCTCGTCGTCACCGATTCCAAGTACGTGGTCGATGCCGTGGAAAAGCGCTGGGTCTTCGGCTGGGTGCAGAAGCCCGACTTCGGCAAAAAAGCCAACGAGGACCTGTGGCGGCGGTTTTTGCGCGTGTACCAGGACCGTAAAGTGTCCTTCAAATGGGTGAAAGGCCACGCCGGCCACCCCGAAAACGAGCGCTGCGACGTGCTGGCCGTGCAAAGCGCGCTGGGCCGGGGGCTGCTGGTGGATGAGGGGTACGAGGCGCTGGGGTAA
- a CDS encoding ABC transporter substrate-binding protein produces MPTLTVALDWTPNTNHTGFFVAQELGYYAAADLLVDLLTPAADNYATTPAKQLETGAADFAIAPFESVISLNTKVNAVPAVAVAALLQADISSVAVLKSSGLARPRDLDGRTYASYQARYEDKIVQQLVINDGGAGDLRLSYPPKLGIWETLLTGAADATWIFDNWEGMEAETNGVELTKFRLGDYGIPYGYSPVLLTTRPLLDQHADAYRAFVQATKKGYLFAQANPARATDILTSHVPPRDAARVDIRRSQDYTAPYYGDAATWGTMTEERVAAFLDWLIANKLEDEKIKAYPLFTNELLREA; encoded by the coding sequence ATGCCGACCCTCACCGTGGCCCTTGACTGGACGCCCAATACCAACCACACCGGCTTTTTCGTGGCGCAGGAACTGGGCTACTACGCCGCGGCGGACCTGCTCGTAGACCTGCTAACCCCCGCCGCCGACAACTACGCCACCACGCCCGCCAAGCAGCTGGAAACGGGCGCGGCCGATTTTGCTATCGCACCCTTTGAGAGCGTTATTAGCCTGAACACCAAAGTGAACGCCGTACCAGCCGTAGCCGTGGCCGCGCTGCTGCAAGCGGATATCAGCTCGGTGGCGGTACTGAAAAGCAGCGGCCTGGCACGGCCCCGCGACCTCGACGGCCGCACCTACGCCTCGTACCAGGCGCGCTACGAGGATAAGATTGTGCAGCAGCTGGTTATCAACGACGGCGGCGCGGGCGACCTGCGCCTAAGCTACCCGCCGAAGCTCGGCATCTGGGAAACGCTGCTGACCGGCGCGGCCGATGCCACCTGGATTTTTGATAACTGGGAGGGCATGGAGGCGGAAACGAACGGAGTGGAGCTGACCAAATTCCGGCTCGGCGACTACGGCATTCCCTACGGCTACTCGCCGGTGCTACTCACGACCCGCCCGCTGCTCGACCAGCACGCGGATGCTTACCGGGCGTTTGTGCAGGCCACCAAAAAGGGCTACCTATTTGCCCAGGCCAACCCGGCGCGGGCCACCGACATCCTGACCAGCCACGTGCCGCCGCGCGATGCCGCGCGGGTGGATATCCGGCGCAGCCAGGACTACACTGCGCCCTACTACGGCGACGCGGCCACCTGGGGCACAATGACGGAAGAGCGGGTAGCGGCTTTTCTGGATTGGCTGATTGCCAATAAATTAGAAGACGAAAAAATAAAAGCCTACCCCCTTTTTACCAACGAGCTGCTGCGCGAAGCGTAG
- a CDS encoding aminotransferase class V-fold PLP-dependent enzyme yields MANLPTYTFNPGPSAVYPEVRQYLADAFEEGWLSAPHRSERFTALVRQCLEQARLKLNIPQDYTILFTSSATECWEILTQSLTPRRSFHLYNGSFGQKWFDYARALRPGCTGLRFDINDVPDPATLPFSPDETDLVCLTQNETSTATQLRDSFILNIFNRLGPALLAVDATSSLGGVALKFIKADVWYGSVQKCLGLPAGLGIMVLSPRAVARAREVGDNAHYNSLNAMVKQMLNYQTTHTPNVLGIYLLSRVLQAREPIKVVAPHLTERAQKLYDYFEQVQPLGLRPLIENPEARSTTVIGLQGPAAVIEEVKRRARDEAGLQLGSGYGDHKATSLRIANFPAVPDAAFEALVRFFESIRV; encoded by the coding sequence ATGGCAAACCTTCCGACTTACACGTTTAATCCGGGCCCTTCGGCCGTGTACCCCGAAGTACGCCAGTATCTGGCCGACGCTTTTGAGGAAGGCTGGCTGTCGGCACCGCACCGCTCCGAGCGCTTCACGGCCCTGGTGCGCCAGTGCCTGGAGCAGGCCCGCCTCAAGCTTAACATCCCGCAGGACTATACCATCCTGTTCACTTCGTCGGCTACCGAGTGCTGGGAAATCCTGACCCAGAGCCTAACGCCGCGCCGCTCGTTTCACCTCTACAACGGCTCGTTTGGGCAGAAGTGGTTTGATTACGCCCGCGCCCTGCGGCCCGGCTGCACCGGCCTGCGCTTCGATATCAACGACGTGCCCGACCCCGCTACCCTGCCCTTCAGCCCCGACGAAACCGACCTGGTGTGCCTCACGCAGAACGAGACGAGCACCGCCACCCAGCTGCGCGACAGCTTCATTCTCAATATCTTCAACCGCCTGGGACCGGCGCTGCTGGCCGTCGATGCTACCTCGTCGCTGGGGGGGGTAGCGCTCAAGTTTATCAAGGCCGACGTGTGGTACGGCTCGGTGCAGAAGTGCCTGGGCCTGCCAGCGGGCCTGGGAATCATGGTGCTATCGCCGCGCGCCGTGGCCCGCGCCCGCGAGGTAGGCGACAACGCCCACTACAACAGTCTGAATGCGATGGTGAAGCAGATGCTCAACTACCAGACCACCCACACCCCCAATGTGCTGGGCATCTACCTGTTGAGCCGGGTGCTGCAAGCCCGCGAGCCCATCAAAGTCGTGGCCCCGCACCTCACCGAGCGCGCCCAGAAGCTCTACGATTACTTCGAGCAGGTGCAGCCGCTGGGCTTGCGCCCGCTCATCGAAAACCCGGAGGCGCGCTCGACTACCGTTATTGGCCTGCAAGGGCCGGCGGCGGTTATTGAGGAAGTGAAGCGCCGCGCCCGCGACGAGGCCGGCCTGCAGCTGGGCTCGGGCTACGGCGACCACAAGGCCACGAGCCTGCGCATCGCCAATTTCCCAGCCGTGCCGGATGCCGCTTTTGAGGCGCTGGTGCGTTTTTTTGAGAGTATCCGGGTATGA